One genomic window of Opitutia bacterium includes the following:
- a CDS encoding HAMP domain-containing protein yields MKSLRLRVALWFAASVAAVMLVFVGVTFLHLRHELRVEKWERAQGRDADWSLHGSYSESEIADIVGELWSLSLLYATPVLLLAMAAGYVVARRAFQPIEEMNRQLQRIGASNLGARVDVARADREIRAIGENINGLLVRLETSFQQLSDFSAQVAHELRTPLTLMRLQIEEAAGRIEPALAESMQEELKRLSDYVDQCLLLAVAEQGRLQTQPASLNLREVVGDVVEAYTLLAREAGRAIEWQAVDCPVVADPRYVRQLLHILLSNALRHGEGPIAVHVRADGHGAICQVINRTRSGPAAASAGNGIGLRLARALATVLAVDLAAGPTEAGQYAASLRFRPPAA; encoded by the coding sequence ATGAAATCGCTGCGCTTGCGCGTCGCCCTTTGGTTCGCGGCGAGCGTCGCTGCGGTGATGCTGGTGTTCGTCGGCGTCACGTTCCTGCATCTCCGCCACGAGTTGCGCGTCGAGAAATGGGAGCGCGCGCAAGGCCGCGACGCCGACTGGTCGCTGCACGGCAGCTACTCCGAATCCGAGATCGCCGACATCGTCGGCGAACTTTGGTCGCTTTCCCTGCTCTACGCGACGCCCGTGCTGCTGCTGGCGATGGCCGCCGGCTACGTGGTCGCGCGCCGGGCGTTCCAGCCGATCGAGGAGATGAATCGCCAGCTCCAGCGCATCGGCGCGAGCAATCTCGGCGCGCGCGTCGACGTGGCGCGCGCTGACCGCGAGATCCGCGCCATCGGCGAGAACATCAACGGCCTGCTGGTGCGCCTCGAAACCTCGTTTCAGCAGCTGTCGGACTTCTCCGCGCAAGTCGCGCATGAGCTGCGCACGCCGCTCACCCTCATGCGCCTGCAGATCGAGGAGGCGGCCGGGCGCATCGAACCCGCGCTCGCCGAATCGATGCAGGAGGAGCTGAAACGTCTTTCCGACTACGTCGACCAGTGCCTGCTCCTCGCGGTCGCTGAGCAGGGCCGGCTGCAAACGCAACCCGCATCCCTGAATCTCCGCGAAGTCGTCGGCGACGTGGTCGAAGCCTACACGCTCCTCGCCCGCGAAGCCGGCCGCGCCATCGAGTGGCAGGCCGTCGACTGTCCGGTGGTGGCCGACCCGCGCTACGTGCGCCAGTTGCTGCACATCCTGCTGAGCAACGCCCTCCGCCATGGCGAAGGCCCGATCGCAGTGCACGTGCGCGCGGATGGACACGGCGCGATTTGCCAAGTGATCAACCGCACGCGTTCCGGCCCCGCTGCGGCCTCCGCCGGCAACGGCATCGGCCTGCGACTCGCGCGCGCCCTCGCGACCGTGCTCGCCGTCGATCTCGCCGCCGGCCCGACGGAAGCAGGCCAATACGCGGCGAGCCTGCGTTTCCGGCCCCCGGCGGCCTGA
- a CDS encoding response regulator transcription factor: MRILVAEDEPKVAAHVRRGLEEAGYAVDAAADGSEALWLAENHDYDALVLDVMMPGLDGISVLRQLRHKGRHVPAILLTARHELEDRVRGLDAGADDYLAKPFSMIELLARLRAVLRRQRPEPVDRLRVADLELDLRARTARRGGEEIPLTNREFALLELLMLSSPKPVSKTAIVEHVWDQHFDSGTNVVNVYVKYLREKIDRPGLAPLIQTVRGVGFALRESGA, translated from the coding sequence ATGCGCATCCTGGTCGCCGAAGATGAACCCAAGGTCGCCGCCCACGTGCGGCGCGGCCTCGAGGAGGCCGGCTACGCGGTCGACGCCGCGGCCGACGGCTCCGAGGCGCTCTGGCTCGCGGAGAACCACGACTACGACGCGCTCGTGCTCGACGTCATGATGCCCGGACTGGATGGCATCAGCGTCCTCCGCCAGCTCCGGCACAAAGGCCGCCACGTGCCCGCCATCCTGCTCACGGCGCGGCACGAACTCGAGGACCGCGTCCGCGGACTCGACGCCGGCGCCGACGATTATCTCGCGAAGCCGTTCTCGATGATCGAACTGCTCGCGCGCCTGCGCGCCGTGCTCCGCCGCCAGCGTCCCGAGCCGGTGGACCGCCTGCGCGTCGCCGACCTCGAGCTCGATCTGCGCGCCCGCACGGCGCGTCGCGGCGGCGAGGAGATCCCGCTCACCAACCGCGAGTTCGCCCTGCTGGAGCTGTTGATGCTCTCGTCGCCGAAGCCCGTGAGCAAGACCGCCATCGTCGAGCACGTCTGGGATCAGCACTTCGACTCGGGCACGAACGTCGTGAATGTTTACGTGAAATACCTGCGCGAGAAAATCGACCGACCCGGCCTCGCGCCGTTGATCCAGACCGTGCGCGGCGTCGGCTTCGCCCTGCGGGAGTCCGGCGCATGA